Genomic window (Actinomycetota bacterium):
CTCCGAGCGACAGTTCGCGAAGCTGCTCGACTTCTACGGCATCGAGTGGGAGTACGAGCCCCGCACCTTCGTCCTCGAATGGGATCGCGACGGGAATCCCCAGCAGGCGTTCAGCCCCGACTTCTACCTGCCGTCCTACGAGCTCTACATCGAGATCACGACGCTCAACCAGAAGCTCGTCACCAAGAAGAACGGCAAGGTGCGCCGGCTGCGCGAGCTCCACCCCGAGGTCAAGGTGAAGGTCTTCTACCAGCGCGACTACCTCGCCCTGCTCGTGAAGTACGGGCTCGAACCGCCGTCGCAGGACCTTCCGGTCGACGACGGGGTCGAGCCCCTCCCGCTCCGGTTCGACTGATCGCACCCCGCACGGGAGGCCACCAACCCAACCTTCCCGGAGCGCATACGCTCGCCCGATGACGTCGCGGCACTCACCCCTCGACGCCGAGCACCGTGCGCTCGGGGCCCGCATGACCGACTTCGCGGGATGGGAGATGCCGCTGTCGTACACCGACGGCACCCTCGCCGAGCATCGGGCGTGCCGGTCCGCGGCGGTCGCGTTCGACGTGAGCCACCTCGGCACCGTGCGCGTCGACGGACCGCAGGCCCTCGACGCGCTGCAGCGCGCGCTCACCAACGACCTGGCCAGGATCGCACCCGGTCGGGCGCAGTACACCCACCTGCTCGACGAGGCCGATGCGTCGGTGCTCGACGACATCATCGTGTGGTGGGTCGACGACGGCGAGTTCCACGTGATGCCGAACGCGTCCAACACCGCCCGTGTGGTGGCGGCCGTCGGAGGCGAGGACATCACCGCCGGCCGTGCCGTGATCGCGGTCCAGGGGCCCGAGGCGCGCCGGACACTGGCCGGTGTGGCGCCCGACGCCGCCACCGTGCCCCGGTTCGGCGTGCGCCGCTTCGAATGGAAGGACGCACCGTGCATCGTGGCGGGCACCGGATACACCGGCGAGGACGGCGTGGAGTGCGCGGTACCAGCAGATGTCGCACCCGCGTTCTGGCAGGAGGTGGTGGGTGCCGGGGCCCGGCCCGCGGGCCTGGGGGCGCGTGACACGCTCCGGCTGGAGGCCGGCCTGCCACTCCACGGCCACGAGCTGGGCCCGGGGATCACCCCCCTGCAGGCGGGCCTGGGTTGGGTCGTCGGCTGGAGCAAGGGCGACTTCCGCGGGCGAGGCCCCCTCGAGGCCGAGCGGGCGCGGGGCGTGGCCCGGCTCCTGCGGGGATTGACGGTCGACGGGCGCCAGCCGCCGCGGACGGGCAGCGAGGTGCTGGCCGGCGGTACCGTCGTCGGCCACGTGACGAGTGGCAACTTCTCGCCGGTGCTGGGCCACGGGATCGCGCTCGGGTTCGTGCCGCCCACGCTCGAGCCCGGCGCCGCGGTTGCGATCGACGTGCGGGGCAAGCACCTCCCGGGCCGGGTCGTCCGCACACCGTTCGTGACTGCGAGCTGACGTGGCCCATTTCGTCCCCCACACCGACGCGGAGATCGCGTCGATGCTCGAGTTCATGGGCCTCGGCTCGCTCGACGACCTGTGGAGCGCCGTCCCGGAGGCGCTCCGGCTGGCCCACGGCCTCGACCTGGCGCCCGGGGCGAGCGAGTTCGACGTGCTCGCGGACATGGAGGCGATGGCCGGCCGGAACCGCCGGGCGGGCCCCGACCTCGTGTGCTTCGCCGGCGGCGGCGCCTACGACCACGAGGTCCCCGCGGCGGTGCGCAGCCTGGCGTTCCGGTCGGAGTTCGTCACCGCCTACACGCCCTACCAGCCCGAGGTCGCCCAGGGCGTGCTGCAGGCGCTCTTCGAGTACCAGACGCTCCTCTGCCGCCTCAGCGGCGTCGAGGTCGCCAACGCCTCCCTCTACGACGGGGCCAGCGCCTGTGTGGAGGCGGTCAACCTGGCCGTGACCGCAGCCGGTCGTCCGACCGTGTGGGTGAGCGAGGGCGTCCACCCGAACTGGCGCGAGGTCGTGCGCACGTTCGCCGCGGGCACCGGCCACGACCTCGTCACCCTGCCCCTGCGCGGAGGCGTCACCGCATTGCCCGACGACGTGCTGCCCGACGACGAGAGCCCGGGCGCACCCGCGGCGATCCTCGTCCAGCACCCCAACTACCTGGGTTGCCTCGAGGACCTCACGGCCGCCGCCCGGCTGGCCCGGTCGCGCGGCGCGATGCTGCTCGTCGCGTTCGACCCGGTCGCCGCCGGGCTGCTGCGGTCGCCCGGTGCGTACGGCGCCGACGTGGTGGTGGGGGAGGGCCAGCCCTTCGGCACCCCGCTCAGCCTGGGCGGACCCTACCTCGGCCTGTTCGCGTGCCGGCTCGAGCACGTGCGCCGCCTGCCCGGTCGCCTCGTCGGCGAGACAGTGGACACCGAGGGGCGCCGGGCCTACGTGACGACGTTGCGCACCCGTGAGCAGGACATCCGGCGCGAGAAGGCCTCGTCGAACGTCTGCACCAACCAGACGCTCATCGCCGTCTGCTGCGCGATCCAGCTGTCGTGGTTGGGGACGACCGGTCTGCGCGAGCTGGCGCTGCGCTGCGCCCGGGCCACCCGGTACACGCGCGAGGCGCTCCTCGCGCTCGACGGGGTGGTGCCGATCGCAGAAGCGCCGGTGCTCCGAGAGTTCGCGGTGCGAACGCCAATTCCCGCCGAGGTAGTCGTCGAGCGCATGGCGGAGCAGGGGTTCCTCGCGGGCATCGCCCTGGGCGACGAGTACGGGGAGGGCCTGCTGGTCGCGGTCACCGAGCGGCGCACGCGCGCCGAGATCGACGCGTATGCCGCCGCCTTCGAGAAGGTGCTCGCATGAGCAAGAGGGTCCCCCACCCGTTCTCGTCGTACGCAGCCGTCCTCAGGACGGCTGACTACGACAAGAAGCGAGCGACATGAGCGCGCCGGGGGGGAGAGCTTCCAGTGCGCCGGTGATGGGGCGGGACGAGGAGCCGACCGTCTTCGAGCTGTCGGTGCCCGACCGGCGGGCGTGGTCGTTCCGCGCCACCGATCTCCCCGAATGGGACGCCGCCGACCTGGTCCCCACCGAGCACCTCGACCCGGAGCCCACGCCGCTGGCCGAGGTGTCCGAGCGCGATCTCGTCGCCCACTTCACGCGCCTCACGCACCGCCAGTACTCGGTCGACCTGGGCGCATACCCGCTGGGCTCCTGCACGATGAAGTACAACCCCAAGCTCTGCGACGACGCCGCGTCGCTCCCCGGCCTCACCGACGTGCACCCGGCCGCGCCTGCTGCTCTCACCCAGGGGTGGATGGAGCTGCTCGCCGACCTGGCGGACATCCTCTGTCGCATCACGGGCATGCACGCGGCCACCCTGCAACCGCCGGCCGGTGCCGCCGGCGAGCTGACCGGCCTGCTGCTGATGCGCGCGTGGCACACCCACCGAGGCCAGACCCGTACCAAGGTGGTCATCCCCGACTCCGCGCACGGCACCAACCCCGCGTCGGTGACGCTCGGCGGCTATCAGACGGTGACGGTTCCCTCCGACCGCCGCGGCTGCGTCGACCTCGCGGCGTTGAGGGAGCAGCTCGACGACGACGTCGCGGGCATCATGCTGACGAACCCCAACACGCTCGGGCTCTTCGAGGAGGACATCGCCGCAATCGCGCGCGCGGTGCACGACGTCGGTGGGTTGCTCTACTACGACGGGGCCAATCTCAACGCGATCCTCGGTGTCACCCGACCCGGCGACATGGGGTTCGACATCGTCCACATGAACCTGCACAAGACCTTCGCGGTCCCGCACGGTGGCGGTGGCCCCGGCGCCGGGCCGGTCGCGGTCTCGGAACGACTGGCGCCGTTCCTTCCCGGCCCGCTACCGGTTGCGGGTGACGACGGCACGTACCGGTGGCAGACGCCGGAGCTCTCGATCGGTCGCGTCCATTCGTGGCACGGCAACGCGCTCGCCCTCGCGCGCGCCTACGCCTACATCCTGGCCAACGGCGGCGACGGTTTACG
Coding sequences:
- the gcvT gene encoding glycine cleavage system aminomethyltransferase GcvT; the encoded protein is MTSRHSPLDAEHRALGARMTDFAGWEMPLSYTDGTLAEHRACRSAAVAFDVSHLGTVRVDGPQALDALQRALTNDLARIAPGRAQYTHLLDEADASVLDDIIVWWVDDGEFHVMPNASNTARVVAAVGGEDITAGRAVIAVQGPEARRTLAGVAPDAATVPRFGVRRFEWKDAPCIVAGTGYTGEDGVECAVPADVAPAFWQEVVGAGARPAGLGARDTLRLEAGLPLHGHELGPGITPLQAGLGWVVGWSKGDFRGRGPLEAERARGVARLLRGLTVDGRQPPRTGSEVLAGGTVVGHVTSGNFSPVLGHGIALGFVPPTLEPGAAVAIDVRGKHLPGRVVRTPFVTAS
- a CDS encoding aminomethyl-transferring glycine dehydrogenase subunit GcvPA, with amino-acid sequence MAHFVPHTDAEIASMLEFMGLGSLDDLWSAVPEALRLAHGLDLAPGASEFDVLADMEAMAGRNRRAGPDLVCFAGGGAYDHEVPAAVRSLAFRSEFVTAYTPYQPEVAQGVLQALFEYQTLLCRLSGVEVANASLYDGASACVEAVNLAVTAAGRPTVWVSEGVHPNWREVVRTFAAGTGHDLVTLPLRGGVTALPDDVLPDDESPGAPAAILVQHPNYLGCLEDLTAAARLARSRGAMLLVAFDPVAAGLLRSPGAYGADVVVGEGQPFGTPLSLGGPYLGLFACRLEHVRRLPGRLVGETVDTEGRRAYVTTLRTREQDIRREKASSNVCTNQTLIAVCCAIQLSWLGTTGLRELALRCARATRYTREALLALDGVVPIAEAPVLREFAVRTPIPAEVVVERMAEQGFLAGIALGDEYGEGLLVAVTERRTRAEIDAYAAAFEKVLA
- a CDS encoding glycine dehydrogenase subunit 2, translated to MGRDEEPTVFELSVPDRRAWSFRATDLPEWDAADLVPTEHLDPEPTPLAEVSERDLVAHFTRLTHRQYSVDLGAYPLGSCTMKYNPKLCDDAASLPGLTDVHPAAPAALTQGWMELLADLADILCRITGMHAATLQPPAGAAGELTGLLLMRAWHTHRGQTRTKVVIPDSAHGTNPASVTLGGYQTVTVPSDRRGCVDLAALREQLDDDVAGIMLTNPNTLGLFEEDIAAIARAVHDVGGLLYYDGANLNAILGVTRPGDMGFDIVHMNLHKTFAVPHGGGGPGAGPVAVSERLAPFLPGPLPVAGDDGTYRWQTPELSIGRVHSWHGNALALARAYAYILANGGDGLRRVAEAAVLNANWLRHRLRGVYDIPYDRPNMHECVVSAANLKKRAGVRAVDVAKRLLEEGFHAPTVYFPLTIDEALMIEPTETESPQTLEALAAALERIAGESASDVHDAPRTTPVSRVDEARAARSLIPTWDAREPRH